One window of Chamaesiphon minutus PCC 6605 genomic DNA carries:
- a CDS encoding VOC family protein, with protein sequence MTNLMQQHGAFSWCELMTTNTTTAKEFYSQLFGWEIVDRPVSGMMYSVLNVGELGVGGLMEMPPDMAGIPPHWGVYVTVDDVDASAKLVEDLGGQIKYPPSDIPDVGRFAVIQDPQGAVLSIISYPSNS encoded by the coding sequence ATGACGAATTTAATGCAACAGCATGGTGCTTTCAGTTGGTGCGAACTAATGACAACCAACACGACAACGGCAAAAGAATTTTATTCCCAATTATTTGGCTGGGAGATTGTCGATCGACCAGTCTCTGGAATGATGTACAGTGTCTTGAATGTAGGGGAGCTAGGTGTGGGTGGTTTGATGGAAATGCCCCCCGATATGGCTGGAATACCACCACATTGGGGTGTATACGTCACGGTGGATGATGTCGATGCTTCGGCTAAGTTGGTAGAAGATTTGGGCGGGCAAATTAAGTATCCTCCGAGTGACATTCCGGATGTCGGACGATTTGCAGTGATTCAAGATCCTCAAGGTGCTGTGTTATCGATTATTTCTTACCCGTCTAATTCATAA
- a CDS encoding ankyrin repeat domain-containing protein has translation MSESTVFKICLVITAHLVLISHPTFAAILTGAHIAIESNERLATPNNLYLTQSTSEQGKEIEDPIFEDVVSNRIEKLKQFLNSGGSPNRYFHAAINAGAIDSVKVMLERGANVNLAGEEGVTPLMTAARVTYRGGLEMTELLIKKGANVNAKASKGSTALMYASWGVADHYQDEYVKVVRLLIKNGAKVNVKNKIGDTPLSIARKGKWQKIVIALQKAGAKV, from the coding sequence ATGTCTGAGTCCACAGTATTTAAAATCTGCCTAGTTATTACCGCACATTTAGTCTTAATAAGTCATCCAACTTTCGCCGCAATTTTGACAGGGGCACATATTGCGATCGAAAGCAACGAGCGTCTAGCAACTCCAAATAACCTATATTTAACTCAATCTACTAGCGAGCAAGGTAAAGAAATAGAAGATCCGATATTTGAAGATGTTGTCTCGAATCGAATCGAGAAACTAAAGCAATTTCTCAATTCGGGTGGTAGCCCCAATCGTTATTTTCATGCAGCAATTAATGCAGGTGCGATCGATAGTGTTAAAGTTATGCTGGAGCGCGGAGCAAATGTCAATCTGGCTGGCGAGGAAGGTGTAACACCCTTAATGACTGCTGCAAGAGTGACTTATCGGGGTGGCTTAGAAATGACTGAGTTATTAATTAAAAAAGGTGCGAATGTTAATGCTAAAGCTAGTAAGGGTAGTACGGCTTTAATGTATGCGTCTTGGGGTGTAGCAGACCATTACCAAGATGAATATGTAAAAGTTGTGCGGCTATTAATTAAAAATGGTGCTAAAGTCAATGTTAAAAATAAGATAGGCGATACACCTTTGAGTATTGCTAGGAAAGGTAAGTGGCAAAAAATAGTTATAGCATTACAAAAAGCAGGTGCAAAAGTGTAA
- a CDS encoding class I SAM-dependent methyltransferase: MVNLWSTTEHALGYLAKADSIAHRTEGEAVLLDYIPKTAQRILDLGTGDGRLMALLKIDRPQATGIALDFSPVMLEKARARFQDDKSIEIISHNLDDRLPDLGKFDAIVSSFAIHHVTHDRKRSLYEEIFNLLTPGGVFTNLEHVASPNQNIHIQFLTKIGYTPENEDPSNKLLDVETQLGYLREIGFNDVDCYWKWLELALLIGIKPN; this comes from the coding sequence ATGGTAAATCTATGGTCTACTACCGAACATGCCCTCGGCTATCTAGCCAAAGCAGATAGTATTGCCCATCGAACCGAGGGTGAAGCTGTCTTACTGGACTATATCCCAAAAACTGCCCAACGAATTCTCGATTTGGGTACTGGCGACGGGAGACTGATGGCATTACTAAAAATCGATCGACCCCAGGCGACAGGAATTGCGTTAGACTTTTCACCAGTGATGCTGGAAAAGGCTAGAGCGAGATTTCAAGATGATAAATCGATCGAAATCATCAGTCATAATTTAGACGATCGATTACCAGATCTTGGCAAGTTTGATGCGATCGTTTCGAGTTTTGCCATCCATCATGTCACCCACGATCGTAAGCGTTCGCTATACGAGGAAATATTTAATTTATTAACCCCCGGCGGCGTATTTACCAATCTCGAACACGTTGCCTCACCCAATCAAAATATTCATATTCAGTTCCTAACTAAGATTGGTTATACACCCGAAAATGAAGATCCATCGAATAAATTACTCGATGTCGAAACTCAATTAGGGTATCTAAGGGAGATTGGATTTAACGATGTAGATTGTTATTGGAAATGGTTAGAGCTGGCTCTATTAATTGGAATCAAACCAAATTAA
- a CDS encoding sulfite exporter TauE/SafE family protein, with translation MPIAPPLTYLNGLLLFATAFIAGGLNAVAGGGSFISFPTLIFTGISPIAANATNNTALWVAGLASAGAYRRDLDVDRRTMLILSIVSLAGGLFGSIALLYTSADVFKKLIPYLLLLATIVFIFGESFKKWLQSFDVTNSSQPPRLIYLVTAQLIISIYGGFFGAGIGILMLATLTFFNIKNIHAMNALKSFLATCINGIAIVPFLFAGIIAWKQTIIMAIGGALGGYFIANFARQIPSIIVRRFVSIVAIAMTTYFFIRS, from the coding sequence ATGCCGATCGCACCGCCACTTACATATCTCAATGGTTTGTTGTTATTTGCGACTGCTTTTATTGCAGGCGGATTGAATGCCGTAGCTGGTGGAGGAAGTTTCATTAGCTTTCCGACGCTAATTTTTACTGGCATATCGCCGATCGCGGCTAACGCTACCAATAATACTGCCCTCTGGGTGGCTGGTTTGGCAAGTGCGGGCGCGTACCGCCGCGATTTGGATGTCGATCGACGAACTATGCTGATTTTAAGTATCGTTAGTCTAGCAGGTGGATTGTTTGGATCGATCGCCTTACTATATACATCTGCCGATGTTTTTAAAAAGCTAATTCCCTATTTACTATTACTGGCAACTATTGTATTTATCTTCGGTGAATCCTTCAAAAAATGGTTGCAATCGTTCGATGTGACAAATTCATCTCAGCCACCGCGACTAATTTATTTAGTTACCGCACAACTAATAATTTCAATCTATGGCGGCTTCTTTGGCGCGGGAATTGGAATTTTAATGTTGGCAACTTTAACTTTTTTCAATATTAAAAATATTCATGCGATGAATGCGTTAAAGTCATTTTTAGCAACCTGTATCAATGGCATCGCGATCGTGCCTTTTCTGTTCGCAGGTATTATCGCTTGGAAGCAAACAATTATAATGGCGATCGGCGGTGCTCTCGGTGGCTACTTTATCGCCAACTTTGCCCGACAGATTCCATCAATAATTGTCAGGCGATTTGTATCGATCGTTGCTATAGCTATGACTACCTACTTTTTCATTCGCAGTTAG
- a CDS encoding class I SAM-dependent methyltransferase, producing the protein MINNRSRVYELSQAAYQQGDYTGWFEKLYAEAAGNADAIPWADRELNYWLSDWILSWRGSANEQSKLVLQDRRVLVVGCGLGDDAEYLAQFGAKVTAFDLSQTAIDWCHQRFPDSQVNYQVVDLFTAPADWKLSFDLVIEIYTIQALPANIRPQAIDCIGNFVAPNGKLLVVCRGRNSEDACDNLPFPLTQDELNRFTTSGLTQVSFEDFIDNLESGSPRRFRTVYQRLDNT; encoded by the coding sequence ATGATTAACAATCGATCGCGAGTTTACGAGCTATCACAAGCAGCTTATCAGCAAGGAGATTATACTGGTTGGTTTGAAAAACTTTACGCCGAAGCTGCTGGGAATGCCGATGCAATTCCGTGGGCAGATCGAGAACTAAATTATTGGTTGTCCGACTGGATTCTCTCTTGGAGAGGCTCCGCCAACGAACAATCTAAGTTAGTCTTGCAAGATCGACGGGTATTAGTTGTCGGTTGTGGGTTAGGTGATGATGCCGAATATCTAGCTCAATTCGGTGCTAAAGTAACCGCATTCGACTTATCTCAAACCGCGATCGATTGGTGTCATCAAAGATTCCCAGACTCGCAGGTAAATTATCAAGTTGTCGATTTATTTACCGCTCCAGCCGATTGGAAATTAAGTTTCGATCTCGTCATTGAAATTTATACAATCCAAGCATTACCTGCAAATATTCGCCCACAGGCGATCGATTGTATTGGTAATTTCGTCGCCCCCAACGGTAAACTATTAGTCGTCTGTCGCGGTCGAAACTCTGAAGATGCTTGCGATAATTTACCATTCCCTCTCACTCAAGATGAACTGAATAGATTTACAACCAGCGGATTGACTCAAGTATCTTTTGAAGATTTTATCGATAATTTAGAATCAGGTTCGCCCCGCCGATTTCGGACTGTCTATCAACGATTGGATAATACGTGA
- a CDS encoding Imm1 family immunity protein, which translates to MYVKRIWVETEDGIEEDITYPSWEKIILYLKMMNGCSKHMMFLYPDVNEIEDSEFMSVCGGENNTFICTLHNDGTDSNKLVNADESSKETVMFYSGQTSGKSKDRIVDFEMVLKAIKTYVETGQLDRTLTWRNYSQDN; encoded by the coding sequence ATGTATGTAAAAAGAATATGGGTTGAAACTGAAGACGGAATTGAAGAAGATATCACTTATCCTAGCTGGGAGAAAATTATCTTATATCTAAAAATGATGAATGGTTGTAGTAAACACATGATGTTTCTATATCCAGACGTGAATGAAATCGAAGATTCTGAGTTTATGAGTGTATGTGGTGGTGAGAACAACACTTTTATTTGTACGCTCCACAATGATGGCACTGATAGTAATAAATTGGTTAATGCAGATGAATCATCGAAAGAAACAGTAATGTTTTATTCTGGACAGACTTCTGGAAAGTCCAAAGATCGGATCGTAGATTTTGAGATGGTATTAAAGGCAATTAAAACTTATGTAGAAACAGGACAATTAGACAGGACATTAACATGGCGTAATTACAGTCAAGATAATTGA